One region of Sardina pilchardus chromosome 18, fSarPil1.1, whole genome shotgun sequence genomic DNA includes:
- the cacul1 gene encoding CDK2-associated and cullin domain-containing protein 1 → MTTTIKYSMEEMEEGRLDDHNHNYRDGPRDAHTFMRAQLSNEAQLFCSPMISTDPTGSCGGIPSRRELRYMDSDSSSISSETSDTDSPSASASTSGKLTLNSATKFLMNSMTVEDYKNVYWPKLENAIEHLLTQSPSDHNSISYEQIYSHVYKCVCQQHSELLYNDLVWKISTHLDQISAQLLGSLSDGFIEHFNLVLSQYTAALQCIVPVFIYMNKFYIERKLNQDLRDILMKLFSDHVAEKHVNTLIPLLQKAHSMPFQVKPSTMANVVKGLYALRPEWSNLAPALFSQFIPQIHPPTMESQLSDYAAQDQKLQMELSLNGFSRGDQSRKRASEES, encoded by the exons ATGACGACGACAATTAAATACAGCATGGAGGAAATGGAAGAAGGACGTTTAGATGACCATAATCACAACTATCGTGATGGCCCAAGAGATGCTCATACCTTTATGAGAGCACAACTGTCAAATGAAGCTCAACTTTTCTGCTCGCCCATGATTAGCACAGATCCAACTGGATCTTGCGGTGGGATACCGTCCAGACGAGAACTACGCTACATGGATTCGGATTCAAGTAGCATCAGCAGCGAAACCAGCGACACAGACAGCCCTAGTGCCTCGGCGTCCACGTCTGGAAAACTAACCCTTAACTCGGCTACAAAGTTTT TAATGAACTCGATGACTGTAGAGGATTACAAGAACGTCTACTGGCCCAAGCTGGAGAACGCAATTGAGCACTTGCTGACCCAGAGCCCCTCCGACCACAATTCCATATCCTATGAACAGATATACAG CCATGTCTATAAATGTGTTTGTCAGCAACACTCAGAACTACTCTACAATGATTTGGTATGGAAAATATCCACTCACCTAGACCAGATTTCTGCTCAGCTCTTG GGCAGTCTATCTGATGGCTTCATAGAACACTTTAACCTTGTCCTCTCTCAGTACACAGCGGCTCTGCAATGCATTGTTCCTGTGTTCATCTACATG aacaagttttacattgaaaGAAAGCTAAACCAGGACCTAAGGGATATCCTTATGAAGCTTTTCTCTGATCATGTTGCAGAAAAACATGTGAACACGTTAATAC CTCTTCTCCAAAAAGCCCATTCCATGCCTTTTCAAGTCAAGCCATCAACAATGGCTAATGTTGTGAAAGGTCTCTATGCCCTTCGACCAG AATGGTCGAATCTCGCCCCAGCTCTATTTTCCCAATTCATTCCTCAAATCCATCCTCCGACTATGGAATCACAGCTTTCCGATTATGCTGCCCAAGACCAGAAGTTGCAGATGGAGCTCTCTCTTAATGGGTTCTCCAG GGGGGACCAGTCACGCAAAAGAGCAAGTGAAGAATCGTAG